In Pyrus communis chromosome 11, drPyrComm1.1, whole genome shotgun sequence, the sequence CTCTTGGGGCATTGCATCTAAAGCATTCCATTCTGCTAGCAAAGTTGTGCTCGTTGCACCCCAACCTGtgtccaaataaataaataaataaaatcagcagttaattaaatatttaaattttagtaAACCCCAAATACATATACTGATTAATAACTACATGTGGATCGCGAAAATTGAACTCATTTCTTAATTTACTATTGTCCAATTTCAGTTTTGAACTACCGCGGacttattttataatttttaattgagcaACAGACCCATCGCATTAGAAAACAATATTACAATTTtatgttgtattaaaaaaaagacGAGGGTTTGAAATTAAGAGAGAACGTATCCACTTACAACAAAACTTAAACTCTTAACTTCGGGTGTGTGTGAAGCCTTAATGAACGCTTAGTTGTTAAATTAGGCAAGGAGGGAGAGATTCCTAATGTATTTAACTTTAAAAAGCAGTCAAGGAAAGAGGAATATTTTCACCAAGTGCTTTTCTGGTCAGATTTGCAGAATTAGGTAGGGACAATGCTTGTGTTATTCGAGAGAGAAATTTACTAAtctttatttacatatttttatcgTCCCACCATCATCTAAAGATCATTCATGTAAAAAAGTCATTTAATTTGAAAATCATTTAGTTATCTATACGTATCAAGACAGTAAACCATTTTGACAACAAATAATTTTACTTTGTTTTATGGATATGATCACCTAAACTACCtgaatatttatatatatcttGACAATGAACCGtgcccaaaacaaaagaaaaaaatcgacCTAACAAGGACCCATTTTTGTTATTGAATATAACAAATAAACGAACGGAATTATATTATACTATTAACCAATTGTATCACCTGGTACAAATCCAATCTCCAGATTTCCATCCAGGTCGACCACCACCTGCTCCGCCTACTCCGCCTCCTCcgcctcctccaccaccaccgccaagTCCTAACCCGAAACCCCGGGAGCGTGGCAGGTCAGAGTCAAAGCCACCGCCGCCGCTAATGCCAGAATCATCCTTGAAAGCCCCACATTTGAAGCAGCTGGAACGGCTTGCAAAATTGTGGGCTCCACAGTTGCCCGCAGCGCAGTACCAGTCACCAGGCCGAACATCTGAGCCGGTAGTCATGAACCCAAACGAGGATCCTCCTCCTCTTTCCCCGAAGCCCCCGAAGTCTACGCCGGACTTGGCATCTCCACAACGTTGGCATGAGTCACGCCTCTGGAAGTTGAGGTGCTGGCATGACCTGCAGTTCCAGTCTCCTGGTCGGCTCATCTTTTGGTCTGCattaatttaaacaaaatgTGTTAGTGCGTGGATGACCTGCAGTTCCGAcatatttataaaatatgatcTAAAAAATGTTCTCCCTAGGttatatgaaactaatttcagaCAAGCCATTAGGTTAGCCCAATGATAAGAGTGGATAGGGTGAAAGAGTATCAAAAGTAAACTAGTCATACTAAACTGCATGCTCTAAACTTCCCGTAATTATTGAAAATGTATAAATTAAGGAAAATGATTTATGCattcttttttttgtctttctgCACATTCctgtttgtttttatattttgattcaattcaaaTATCAGAAATAAACAAGAGCGTGCATGAAAAGGATAATGTGGAAATCACTTCctaaatgaaaactgaaaaatcgAAAGCCAAGAAAAATGATTCAGAAGTTATAGAGAGCTTGTGTTGGGGTTTTGTACCCTAAGCTAGATAGGTGAAAAGGAACTAGAAAGCTAGCATTCATATGAAGGTGCCATGAAGGGAAATGCATACGTAAAAgataaagaagaaagagaggagaaaaactAGAAGAGAAGTAACCTCAAGAAAAATACAATGTTATTCACTATCGGATATTTTGGAGGCAAAGTATGGAATGGTGAAGTAATGAGCCATGCAGGGAGTGTGCTTATATACAAGTTTAGGCCACAGAAAAAGGGAATAAATAGAGGGCCGTGTACCACTTTTTCGTATTTTTCAATTAGCAACCTTGATAAATGGAATCAGAGAAATATctaaaggaaggaaaagagaaTGAAAACTCGATATTCCATGATTCCAAAGAGAggatattttgaattttgaatactTTGGTTACTGGCTttccttttagggttttttaaCGTGAGAAATAATGCATGTATGTACACACTATCAAGTATCAATTATCAAACGGAAATACTTTTCGTGAGAAATTCTGTCAAAGTAAGCTTGTGACATGCACAACGCGGGCGGATGCATATTGGGACTTAGGTGGTCTCACGATCATTTGGAGTCTAAAAATATACATGTAAAGGTCTTACAATGACCTTTAGAATGTTTTGTGCCCACAAAGTTTTTGTCAAAATGCCTCTCGCATGTTGCATTGACAACactcttcaatttctttcaatAGCACTCATCAGATTGCTTCGGCATATTGTCAATTTGTGTTGACATGTGAGCAGCTTGGTTCTGTTGATGACAACAAACTTTTTAAGTGTTAAATGATGCCTCAGGGaataaactgatttttttttttttttttttttttttgcgcgcTTGATGTTTCGTTTCTatttaaaaactttgattttAATCTTATAATTCACCACGGGACATGCATGTATGTAAAAGAAGCACTTGCGCAGTTCTCTAATTTACCCTTAAGCTCACGTGCTTAAATTCAGTGAAAATTCTCACGAAGTTTGTTTGAAAGACCAATGCTCCACAATCAGTCAAATTCAGGCACCAATGTTAAtggagttttaacaataaagatgtagaaaaaggtatgtaggctaaaaaatatatttgttattgatacgtgaatgtggaaaaatggaaaagaatgcaaatggaagagaatgcttatggaagagaatgcttaattttttcattatttctctacaagattacaaggatatatatacatgatacaaatgtgtaggtaggacaaggtagccgtcctagtgtgtaggtaggacaaggtaggacggctgtagaggacaaggtagccgtcctagtgtgtaggtaggacaaggtaggacggctgtaggacggcttgacagttgtaggacggcttgacggctgtaggacggctagtgtgtaggtaggacaaggtaggacggctgtaggacggcttattcttccaataataatattatatacaattacacaaggactccaaccatattccttatttgtctaacactccccctcaagttggagagtggatgtcaagaactcccaacttgcgtaacatacccgaaaacttttctttcccaagaggtttggtaaacaagtctgccaactgttgtgccgtacccatatgcttggtctctattgtgccatctacaatcttatcttgtataaagtgacaatccatctcaatgtgacgagttcgttcatgaaaaacaggattggcagctatatgtaacgctgcttgattatcacaaaataaaatggaaggaccatccaaaggaatgttcaaatccttcaacaaaaaacgaagccaaactatctcgcaacaagcacctcccatggccctatattccgcctctgctgaagagagcgaaacggttttctgtcgtttcgtccgccaagaaatcaaagaaccgcccaagaatacacaatacccagtagtcgaacagcgagtgatagggcaacctgcccaatcagaatcacaaaacgcagttaacttggtctggttgtcagaacgaaataataaaccttgacctggagtagccttcaaataacgaacaatacgaagcgcaacatccatatgagatatccttggctcgtgcataaaacggcttagaacatgcatagaataggtgatatccggccgagtgatagtgagatatattaaccgacctactcatcgtcgatacttttcaggatccttgagaagttctcctttatcagataattttgtgtcatccataggaaaagcaatgggtcgtgctcccaaaaaaccatagtccttgagaatctctaatgcatacttgcgttgagaaatataaatcccttgtttggaacgagaaaccccaatacccaaaaaatattttaaatcaccaaggtcttttatccgaaaatgatcacggagaaaagacttcagagaattaatggcactagcatcattgcatgtaatcacaatatcatccacataaatgagcaaagctgtgaaagaaataccagactttttagtgaacaatgaatagtcagctttggattgttgaaaaccggcagaaatgatggcactagtgaatttggcaaaccattggcgagaagcctgcttaagaccataaagtgacttgtgaaggcgacacacaagattctccccctgtcaccgaagaccaggaggaggagacatatagatttcttcatgtaagtcaccatgtaagaaagcattattaacatcaagctgatgaagagaccaagactgactagcagaaagagcaagaagacaacgcaccgtaatcattttagcagtaggagaaaaagtgtcatgataatcaataccttcagcctgagtgaagcctttagcaaccaaacgagctttgtagcggtcaatagagccgtcggaattgtgcttgagtttgtacacccacttacaaccaatgggaattttgccagggggcaaggaagttaaagtccaagtaccattagcatgtaaagcttgaagctcctcggtcatagcacgttgccaattggggtcagtggcagcctcggcaaaggaggaaggctccacagtccgactgacagagttaatgtaagaaaaatgcctaggagagtaacggtgataagagagaaaattacaaagtggatatcgcgtaccttgtgtaga encodes:
- the LOC137708809 gene encoding transcription initiation factor TFIID subunit 15-like; amino-acid sequence: MSRPGDWNCRSCQHLNFQRRDSCQRCGDAKSGVDFGGFGERGGGSSFGFMTTGSDVRPGDWYCAAGNCGAHNFASRSSCFKCGAFKDDSGISGGGGFDSDLPRSRGFGLGLGGGGGGGGGGGVGGAGGGRPGWKSGDWICTRLGCNEHNFASRMECFRCNAPRDSY